One stretch of Akkermansia sp. RCC_12PD DNA includes these proteins:
- the rsmH gene encoding 16S rRNA (cytosine(1402)-N(4))-methyltransferase RsmH: MPPDPSTQSVHQADTFATLALRPGWLVSRLGIAARTGLDAEVTAYSIVFWLHDALPAQDMIAWQKQKARITAEMALAGQKGAYGKLGALSSDLNRAFEDHVELSLRAGAGAHLRTDAIQALADGISASAACRLLAWSICRNHVHVIAELTGEMGVDELVCSWKALAPAADWESAYHTEALKATEVGARLDELVAEIGEAETVAAPAPKEGQEDSSGNFSHTTVLLHETVEMLAPATGKLIVDCTLGGGGHTELLLEQGATVWGIDRDPDARRAATLKLARFGSRFKVLAGNFQDVESLLAQQGVSRVDGLLADLGVSSHQLDTASRGFSFREDGPLDMRMDTRSAFSARNLVNEAPEEELADILWQYGEERASRAIARAIVKARSQAPIATTGQLARIVESVLPRKGRQHPGTRTFQALRIAVNGELDALDSLLASSVGLLGKGGRLAVITFHSLEDRRVKQFFDLHSRPEIDRPEWPAPRPNPDYCFRLLSRKPVTAGEEELSTNPRSRSAKLRGVEKII; the protein is encoded by the coding sequence ATGCCTCCAGATCCGTCTACACAGTCCGTGCACCAGGCAGACACCTTCGCAACGCTTGCGTTGCGCCCGGGCTGGCTTGTCTCCCGCCTGGGCATTGCCGCCAGGACCGGACTGGATGCGGAAGTCACGGCATATTCCATCGTCTTCTGGCTGCATGACGCCCTGCCGGCACAGGACATGATCGCCTGGCAGAAGCAGAAGGCCCGCATCACCGCGGAAATGGCCCTGGCCGGCCAGAAGGGCGCCTACGGCAAACTGGGCGCATTGTCCTCCGACCTGAACCGGGCCTTTGAGGACCATGTTGAGCTTTCTTTACGCGCGGGCGCGGGAGCCCATCTCCGCACGGACGCCATCCAGGCGCTCGCGGACGGCATCTCGGCCAGCGCGGCCTGCCGTCTGTTGGCGTGGAGCATTTGCCGCAACCACGTTCATGTGATCGCGGAGCTGACCGGAGAAATGGGAGTGGATGAACTGGTCTGCTCCTGGAAAGCCCTGGCCCCCGCCGCGGACTGGGAAAGCGCGTACCATACGGAAGCTCTGAAAGCGACGGAAGTCGGCGCCAGACTGGATGAATTGGTGGCTGAAATCGGTGAAGCGGAAACTGTGGCCGCCCCTGCTCCGAAGGAGGGGCAGGAAGACTCCTCCGGGAACTTCAGCCACACCACTGTCCTTCTGCACGAGACGGTGGAAATGCTCGCCCCCGCCACCGGCAAGCTCATCGTGGACTGTACGCTGGGCGGAGGAGGACACACGGAACTTCTCCTGGAACAGGGAGCTACCGTATGGGGCATTGACCGGGATCCGGACGCACGGCGCGCCGCCACGCTCAAGCTTGCCCGCTTCGGTTCCCGCTTCAAGGTGCTTGCTGGCAACTTTCAGGATGTGGAATCCCTTCTCGCCCAGCAGGGCGTTTCCCGGGTGGACGGCCTGCTGGCGGACCTGGGCGTTTCCTCCCACCAGCTTGACACCGCTTCACGCGGCTTCTCCTTCCGGGAGGACGGCCCCCTGGACATGCGCATGGACACCCGCTCCGCCTTTTCCGCCCGGAACCTGGTGAATGAAGCCCCGGAAGAGGAACTTGCAGACATTCTCTGGCAGTACGGGGAAGAGCGGGCCTCCCGCGCCATCGCCCGCGCCATCGTGAAGGCCCGTTCCCAGGCTCCCATCGCCACCACCGGACAGCTTGCACGGATAGTGGAATCCGTTTTGCCCCGCAAGGGCAGGCAGCATCCGGGCACCCGCACCTTCCAGGCCCTGCGCATCGCCGTAAACGGGGAGCTGGACGCCCTGGACTCACTGCTGGCCTCCTCCGTAGGCCTGCTCGGCAAGGGAGGACGCCTGGCCGTCATCACCTTCCATAGCCTGGAAGACCGCAGGGTCAAGCAATTCTTCGATCTGCACAGCCGTCCGGAAATCGACCGCCCGGAATGGCCTGCCCCGCGCCCCAACCCGGACTACTGCTTCCGTCTGCTTTCCCGCAAGCCAGTCACTGCGGGAGAGGAAGAACTTTCAACCAACCCCCGTTCCCGCAGCGCCAAATTGCGCGGCGTGGAAAAAATCATCTGA
- the murF gene encoding UDP-N-acetylmuramoyl-tripeptide--D-alanyl-D-alanine ligase, with product MTSLTAHGICNAIGGQLVSGPFERVASGGVCTDSRALAPHAVFFALGGEKFDGNLFAPEASRTAAAVVVSRVEPGIDPSCAVILVEDTLTALQKLASWWRSNLKLIVVGLTGSNGKTSTKDLTAAVLSRKFRTVATEGNLNNHIGVPLSILKAEPADEMAVWEIGMNHPGELAPLCGMTQPHIGIITSIGTSHMEYMGSRDNIAREKCTVAECLPENGHMIFPADCDYADMIRQSTRATCIDCGIDSGTVRAENLISTEDGTRFTLVIPDFCRETVELPVHGRHMVCNALLAAAAGWVAGLAKEQIVSGLNEAKLTGGRLHCKQSGGILVIDDTYNANPDSMQAALRTAADLPCTGRRFAVLGRMGELGTFSAEGHALVGRTAEELHFDYVVSVGQDAAQITDAIPPGSATRALYLAAPEEAAEWLRNHVAPGDIVLFKGSRAARMEQVMNLTFPPQ from the coding sequence ATGACCTCCCTCACGGCACACGGCATCTGCAACGCTATCGGCGGACAGCTGGTCAGCGGCCCCTTTGAAAGGGTCGCTTCCGGCGGTGTCTGCACGGACAGCCGCGCCCTGGCGCCGCATGCCGTCTTCTTTGCCCTGGGCGGAGAAAAATTCGACGGGAACCTGTTCGCACCGGAGGCCTCCCGCACTGCGGCGGCCGTTGTCGTCAGCCGCGTGGAACCCGGCATTGATCCCTCCTGCGCCGTCATCCTGGTGGAAGACACGCTGACCGCCCTGCAGAAACTGGCCTCCTGGTGGCGCTCCAACCTGAAGCTGATCGTCGTGGGCCTGACCGGGTCCAATGGGAAAACCTCCACGAAGGACCTGACCGCCGCCGTCCTCTCCCGGAAATTCCGCACTGTCGCCACGGAAGGCAATCTGAACAACCACATCGGCGTCCCCCTCAGCATCCTGAAAGCGGAACCCGCCGATGAAATGGCCGTGTGGGAAATAGGCATGAACCATCCCGGGGAACTGGCCCCGCTGTGCGGAATGACGCAGCCGCACATCGGCATCATCACCAGCATCGGTACCTCCCACATGGAATACATGGGTTCCCGGGACAACATCGCACGGGAAAAATGCACAGTTGCCGAATGCCTTCCGGAAAACGGCCACATGATCTTTCCCGCGGACTGCGACTATGCGGACATGATCCGGCAGTCCACCCGCGCCACCTGCATCGACTGCGGCATTGATTCCGGGACGGTGCGTGCGGAAAACCTCATTTCCACGGAAGACGGAACGCGGTTCACGCTCGTCATACCGGACTTCTGCCGGGAAACGGTGGAACTGCCCGTGCATGGCCGCCACATGGTCTGCAACGCACTGCTTGCGGCCGCCGCCGGCTGGGTGGCAGGTCTTGCGAAGGAACAAATCGTCTCCGGCCTGAACGAGGCAAAATTGACGGGAGGCAGGCTGCACTGCAAGCAGAGCGGCGGCATCCTGGTGATAGACGACACCTACAACGCCAACCCGGACTCCATGCAGGCGGCCCTGCGCACGGCAGCCGACCTCCCCTGCACGGGCAGGCGCTTTGCCGTGCTGGGCAGAATGGGGGAACTGGGTACCTTCTCCGCGGAAGGCCATGCCCTGGTGGGCCGTACGGCGGAGGAACTCCATTTCGACTATGTAGTCAGCGTAGGGCAGGACGCCGCGCAAATCACGGACGCCATCCCTCCCGGTTCCGCCACCCGGGCCCTGTATCTCGCCGCTCCGGAGGAAGCCGCCGAATGGCTCCGCAACCATGTCGCCCCGGGTGACATCGTCCTCTTCAAAGGCAGCCGCGCCGCCCGCATGGAGCAAGTCATGAACCTCACTTTTCCGCCCCAGTAA
- a CDS encoding UDP-N-acetylmuramoyl-L-alanyl-D-glutamate--2,6-diaminopimelate ligase, protein MKLLTLLKDLPKHTLTGSGQVKISHLECDSRRVLPGSCYIALKGTQADGHAFIPEAIRRGACAVVAESPCTQQAMDAKVSWVEVADSRLAVSLMGAAWNGHPSRHMSMIGVTGTNGKTTTAYIAHSLLKQSWLRAGLIGTIAYDNGEEITPSTHTTPGPLELERLLKEMLENGCRGVAMEVSSHALDQERVAGINFNVGIFTNLTQDHLDYHHTMENYFQAKVKLFEQMAADTKSRRKPVAVINIDDAYGRRLAEMFSGRMAVKTYGSALGADFRMLVHHATARGSEYELEYKGKSYLVRVPLIGKFNMYNSLAALAAVICAGIPVRDAIASLQNIPQVPGRLELFTHPGGAQIFIDYAHTPDALENVCKTLKELCSRRLITVFGCGGDRDKGKRPLMGAVAARLSDACIVTSDNPRSEEPLSIINQITAGMPEGRYAIIPDRARAIATAIDQARLGDIVLIAGKGHENYQELSTGRIDFSDAKEVRRNMRIKDEFTQA, encoded by the coding sequence ATGAAGCTACTTACTCTTCTCAAAGACCTTCCCAAGCATACGCTCACCGGTTCCGGCCAGGTGAAAATCTCCCATCTGGAATGCGACAGCCGCCGTGTTCTGCCCGGCTCCTGCTACATTGCCCTGAAAGGAACGCAGGCCGACGGGCACGCCTTTATTCCGGAGGCCATCAGGCGCGGAGCATGCGCTGTCGTGGCGGAATCCCCCTGCACGCAGCAGGCCATGGACGCCAAGGTCTCCTGGGTGGAAGTGGCTGACTCACGGCTGGCCGTCAGCCTGATGGGAGCGGCCTGGAACGGCCACCCCTCCCGCCACATGTCCATGATCGGCGTCACCGGGACGAACGGGAAAACCACCACGGCGTACATCGCCCATTCCCTCCTCAAGCAATCGTGGCTGCGCGCCGGGCTGATCGGCACCATCGCCTATGACAACGGGGAGGAAATTACCCCCTCCACCCACACCACGCCGGGTCCCCTGGAACTGGAACGCCTGCTGAAGGAAATGTTGGAAAACGGCTGCCGCGGAGTAGCCATGGAGGTCTCCTCTCATGCCCTGGACCAGGAACGCGTGGCGGGCATCAACTTCAACGTGGGCATCTTCACGAACCTGACCCAGGACCATCTGGACTACCACCACACCATGGAAAACTACTTCCAGGCCAAGGTGAAATTGTTTGAGCAAATGGCGGCGGACACCAAATCCCGCCGCAAGCCCGTGGCCGTCATCAACATTGACGACGCCTACGGCCGTCGCCTGGCGGAAATGTTCTCCGGCCGCATGGCGGTGAAAACCTATGGTTCCGCCCTGGGGGCGGACTTCCGCATGCTCGTGCACCACGCTACGGCCAGGGGCAGCGAATACGAGCTGGAATATAAGGGGAAAAGCTACCTGGTCCGCGTACCCCTGATCGGCAAGTTCAACATGTACAACAGTCTGGCGGCGCTGGCGGCCGTCATCTGCGCAGGAATCCCCGTGAGGGACGCCATCGCCAGCCTCCAGAACATTCCGCAGGTGCCCGGCAGGCTGGAATTGTTCACCCATCCGGGCGGCGCACAAATCTTCATTGACTACGCCCACACCCCGGACGCCCTGGAAAACGTCTGCAAGACGCTCAAGGAACTGTGCTCCCGCCGTCTCATCACCGTATTCGGCTGCGGCGGGGACCGGGACAAGGGAAAGCGTCCGCTGATGGGCGCCGTGGCCGCACGCCTGTCGGACGCATGCATCGTCACGTCGGACAATCCCAGGAGTGAAGAACCCCTATCCATCATCAACCAGATCACGGCGGGCATGCCGGAAGGCCGGTACGCCATCATCCCGGACCGCGCACGGGCCATTGCCACGGCCATCGACCAGGCCCGGCTGGGAGACATCGTTCTCATTGCCGGCAAGGGTCATGAAAACTACCAGGAACTTTCCACGGGGCGCATCGACTTCAGCGATGCCAAGGAAGTGCGCCGCAACATGCGCATCAAGGACGAGTTCACGCAGGCATAA
- the mraY gene encoding phospho-N-acetylmuramoyl-pentapeptide-transferase: MYSLIEHICPGCGLADTAGRALLACLLSFVLTMAFAPRVIRALISLKIGQPIRTAEEVHKLAELHGAKSGTPTMGGVLIVGATLAATLLCARVANPFIISCLFVTVGLGLLGFRDDYLKVTKKTSDGISARKKLIVQALVGLLGVAFLWLYPEGQPRVELHDYITSLFIPFYGQVNLPWYVYIPFGALVVVSASNAVNLTDGLDGLASGCSVATGITYAILAVLAGNWLIADGLNIPFHPAANEISVFMMAVVGACLGFLWYNCYPAKVFMGDTGSLALGGAFGMAAVCTAQEILFIVIGGVFVMEATSVVLQVGSFKLRHGKRIFAMAPIHHHFELKGWKETQVITRFWMISLLLAFLGLFLITTA; this comes from the coding sequence ATGTATTCCCTCATTGAACATATCTGCCCCGGATGCGGGCTTGCAGACACGGCAGGGAGGGCTCTCCTGGCCTGCCTGCTTTCCTTCGTGCTGACCATGGCATTTGCACCCAGGGTCATCCGTGCGCTGATTTCCCTGAAAATCGGCCAGCCCATCCGGACAGCGGAAGAAGTGCACAAACTGGCGGAACTTCATGGAGCAAAGTCGGGAACGCCCACCATGGGCGGTGTGCTGATCGTGGGCGCCACGCTGGCTGCCACCCTTCTGTGCGCCAGGGTCGCCAACCCTTTTATCATCTCCTGCCTGTTTGTCACAGTGGGGCTGGGCCTGCTGGGCTTCCGGGACGACTACCTGAAAGTAACCAAAAAAACTTCCGACGGCATTTCCGCACGCAAAAAACTCATCGTTCAAGCCCTGGTGGGCCTGCTGGGCGTCGCCTTCCTGTGGCTGTATCCGGAAGGGCAGCCGCGCGTGGAACTGCACGACTACATCACTTCCCTCTTCATCCCATTCTACGGGCAGGTGAATCTGCCGTGGTACGTTTATATCCCGTTCGGCGCGCTGGTCGTGGTCTCCGCCTCCAATGCGGTGAACCTGACGGACGGCCTGGACGGGCTGGCCTCCGGCTGTTCCGTCGCCACAGGCATTACTTACGCCATCCTTGCCGTGCTGGCCGGCAACTGGCTGATAGCGGACGGCCTGAACATTCCCTTCCATCCGGCTGCCAATGAAATAAGCGTCTTCATGATGGCCGTGGTGGGGGCCTGCCTGGGCTTCCTGTGGTACAACTGCTACCCGGCCAAGGTCTTCATGGGGGATACCGGCTCCCTGGCCCTGGGGGGCGCCTTCGGCATGGCGGCGGTCTGCACCGCGCAGGAAATCCTCTTCATCGTCATCGGCGGCGTCTTCGTTATGGAAGCTACATCCGTAGTCCTCCAGGTAGGCAGCTTCAAGCTGCGCCACGGCAAGCGCATCTTCGCCATGGCGCCCATCCACCACCACTTTGAGCTCAAGGGATGGAAGGAAACGCAGGTAATCACCCGGTTCTGGATGATCAGCCTCCTGCTCGCGTTCCTGGGCCTGTTCCTCATCACCACCGCATAA
- a CDS encoding trimeric intracellular cation channel family protein, whose product MSTIIGALAGSIASSRVKMDLFGVIVCGTLAALGGGTVRDLLLDIPVYWTLPSGEIFVLAAVITSLATFYLAQKYPPPLGTIRVADAIVLALFGMIGTEKSYLHGYTPTVSVMMGICTGVAGGLLRDVLTGNVPYVFRPGELYATAALMGGVAYAALSYLGIDSSTCFVTGFVVTLSVRLAAIRWNWNLPSYIPLFSPEAEAEVSEDSEP is encoded by the coding sequence ATGAGTACCATCATTGGCGCCCTGGCGGGATCCATTGCTTCTTCGCGGGTGAAGATGGACTTGTTCGGCGTGATCGTGTGCGGAACGCTGGCCGCTCTGGGCGGAGGAACCGTGCGCGACCTGCTGCTGGATATCCCGGTGTACTGGACGCTTCCCAGTGGGGAAATTTTTGTTCTTGCCGCCGTCATTACCAGTCTGGCGACCTTCTACCTGGCCCAGAAGTATCCGCCGCCCCTGGGAACCATCCGCGTGGCGGACGCCATTGTGCTGGCCCTCTTCGGCATGATTGGCACGGAAAAATCATATTTGCACGGCTATACGCCTACCGTTTCCGTGATGATGGGGATCTGCACCGGCGTGGCGGGAGGCCTGCTGCGCGATGTGCTGACCGGAAACGTTCCCTACGTTTTCCGTCCCGGTGAATTGTATGCCACGGCGGCGCTCATGGGCGGCGTGGCCTATGCCGCGCTCTCTTATCTGGGCATCGACTCTTCCACCTGCTTTGTGACGGGGTTCGTCGTGACGCTTTCCGTACGCCTGGCGGCCATTCGCTGGAACTGGAACCTGCCTTCCTACATTCCGCTGTTTTCTCCGGAAGCGGAGGCGGAAGTTTCCGAAGATTCTGAACCGTAA
- the mnmE gene encoding tRNA uridine-5-carboxymethylaminomethyl(34) synthesis GTPase MnmE, whose translation MIGPERTIAAQATAAGQGAIAIIRMSGGRCMEILAKCTRPSLAERLHPRRAVLTHLLDAEGTPIDQVLLTYFPAPASYTGEDTVEISCHGGMLVTERLLKRLYRCGASPAEPGEFTKRAFLNGRMDLTQAEAVMDVISAGSDLALRAAQSQLDGNIGARVDELKDELVHVLAHVEAYIDFPDEDISPDTASALLSRLGNAEEQLSGLLGSAAAGRLLREGIRTAIAGPPNVGKSSLLNTLLGYERAIVSNIAGTTRDTVEESIQIAGLALRLIDTAGVRESSDVIEQAGILRTNRALETADLVLEVMDASLPRTAPLLAENRNTPSLLILNKCDLGIHSDWQEVSGIHFSCSTGEGRKELEEAIIRTFASQLPCEAGSSLVAINARHQHELGLCLEHVHLASESISRQESPEFTALELREALAHLGEITGAVDTEDVLGAIFSSFCLGK comes from the coding sequence ATGATTGGTCCGGAACGCACCATAGCCGCCCAGGCGACCGCCGCAGGCCAGGGAGCCATCGCCATCATCCGCATGAGCGGTGGTCGGTGTATGGAGATCCTGGCCAAATGCACCCGCCCGAGTCTTGCGGAGCGCCTGCATCCCCGCCGCGCCGTCTTGACTCATCTGCTGGATGCGGAAGGCACCCCCATCGACCAGGTGCTGCTTACCTACTTCCCGGCTCCCGCCAGCTATACGGGGGAAGATACGGTGGAGATTTCCTGCCACGGCGGCATGCTGGTAACGGAACGCCTCCTGAAACGCCTGTACCGGTGCGGGGCATCTCCGGCGGAACCGGGAGAATTTACGAAAAGGGCCTTCCTGAACGGACGAATGGACCTGACCCAGGCGGAAGCCGTCATGGACGTAATCTCCGCGGGAAGCGATCTGGCGCTGAGAGCCGCGCAATCCCAGCTGGACGGAAACATCGGGGCACGGGTGGATGAACTTAAGGACGAGCTTGTCCACGTCCTGGCACATGTGGAAGCCTATATTGATTTCCCGGACGAGGATATTTCTCCGGACACTGCGTCCGCCCTTCTCTCACGGCTCGGCAACGCAGAAGAACAGCTTTCCGGCCTGCTGGGTTCGGCTGCCGCAGGACGCCTGTTGAGGGAGGGTATCCGGACAGCCATCGCAGGACCGCCCAACGTCGGCAAATCCAGCCTGCTCAACACCTTGCTGGGATACGAACGCGCCATTGTCAGCAACATTGCCGGAACCACGCGGGACACCGTGGAAGAATCCATCCAGATCGCCGGGCTGGCCCTGCGCCTGATTGACACGGCAGGAGTCAGGGAATCCTCCGACGTCATTGAACAGGCCGGCATTCTGCGAACTAACAGGGCACTGGAAACCGCAGACCTGGTTCTGGAAGTGATGGACGCCTCCCTTCCGCGGACCGCCCCTCTTCTGGCTGAAAACCGCAATACGCCCAGCCTGCTAATCCTGAACAAATGCGACCTGGGGATCCATTCGGACTGGCAGGAAGTTTCCGGAATCCATTTCTCCTGTTCCACGGGAGAAGGCAGGAAAGAGCTGGAAGAAGCCATTATCCGCACCTTTGCATCCCAACTGCCCTGTGAAGCGGGAAGCTCCCTGGTGGCCATCAACGCCAGGCACCAGCATGAACTGGGCCTGTGCCTGGAACACGTCCACCTGGCCTCGGAATCCATCTCCCGGCAGGAAAGCCCGGAATTCACGGCTCTGGAACTGCGGGAAGCTCTGGCCCATCTGGGGGAAATCACGGGAGCCGTGGACACGGAAGACGTGCTGGGAGCCATTTTTTCCTCCTTCTGCCTGGGAAAGTAA
- a CDS encoding penicillin-binding protein 2, protein MTTLTKSRFARRSLVLCGVAGGVVIWLMLGLVNIQLVSPRKTGGLPSGGILEREVLRPQRGRIMDANEEILTNNMHSSILVADGYHLSDPKVISYALAYSKAVHSPLWAEAETEKEQERLISGFRRKILNQAASRKNGSKEYNLAKILLQEPEEEPEGTDKAQKRMEELYDPATVQEYVQAHLEYAARVIAPFLPDMSVQDIISSVEKDGKIPKRRIVIAKNLSEEKAELLREAIQNARIRGFQFETSSKRIYSVPECMVHILGYIAQTETSGPYPVALAGLEKQLDDQLLGHDGIRECRKDSRGRIIPSADSRFKDAVDGLNVRLTVNMEYQTIVEEELDAAISFYTDSTHKPRGCIIVVEPKTGNILAMASRPHYNLNTREGLREGAYHFAVQSLYEPGSTFKIVAATAAVDSGKATFDTMINCTPYIVPGSRPVTDKPRFYNALTLAGVLKKSSNPGAFRIALKAGWPTYKKYFDLYGFSSKTGIELPGETNSQCQDGSNFVNFSRISFGYSLMVSPLQVAMAYAAIANDGVRMRPRLVDGIYVDDKNFQPSPPVEVCRVMSIKTARNLRNALFHVTDMDGTAKRARIEGYNVGGKTGTAHKVKPTGGYYENRYTVSFVGMLPVENPAFVCLVVIDDPTSKHCHPGGGTVCAPIFQKLATRLAAAMNIPKNTPSADPDKKTSRVPASASPSNQPRR, encoded by the coding sequence ATGACCACGCTCACGAAATCCAGATTCGCCAGAAGAAGCCTCGTCCTGTGCGGCGTGGCGGGCGGCGTGGTCATCTGGCTCATGCTGGGCCTGGTCAACATCCAGCTTGTCTCCCCGCGGAAAACGGGAGGACTCCCCAGCGGCGGCATTCTGGAACGCGAGGTACTGCGCCCCCAGCGTGGCCGCATCATGGATGCCAATGAGGAAATCCTCACCAACAACATGCACAGCTCCATCCTGGTGGCGGACGGCTACCACCTGAGCGACCCCAAGGTCATCAGCTACGCGCTCGCCTATTCCAAGGCGGTCCACTCCCCCCTTTGGGCGGAAGCTGAAACGGAAAAGGAGCAGGAAAGGCTCATCTCCGGATTCCGCAGGAAAATTCTCAACCAGGCCGCCAGCAGGAAAAACGGCAGCAAGGAATACAACCTGGCAAAAATTCTTCTCCAGGAACCGGAGGAAGAACCGGAAGGCACGGACAAGGCTCAAAAAAGAATGGAGGAGCTTTACGACCCGGCCACGGTGCAGGAATACGTTCAGGCCCACCTGGAATACGCCGCCAGGGTCATTGCACCCTTTCTGCCGGACATGAGCGTTCAGGACATCATCAGCTCCGTGGAAAAAGACGGGAAAATCCCCAAAAGACGCATCGTCATCGCCAAAAACCTGTCGGAGGAAAAAGCGGAGCTTCTGCGTGAAGCCATCCAGAACGCCCGCATCCGGGGTTTCCAGTTTGAAACCTCTTCCAAACGCATCTATTCCGTACCTGAATGCATGGTGCACATTCTCGGCTACATCGCCCAGACGGAAACCAGCGGTCCCTACCCCGTCGCGCTTGCCGGCCTTGAAAAACAGCTGGACGACCAGCTTCTGGGCCATGACGGCATCCGGGAATGCCGGAAGGACAGCCGCGGGCGCATCATCCCTTCCGCGGATTCCCGCTTCAAGGACGCCGTGGACGGATTGAACGTGCGTCTGACGGTGAACATGGAATACCAGACCATTGTGGAGGAGGAACTGGATGCGGCCATTTCCTTCTATACGGACAGCACACACAAGCCCAGGGGCTGCATCATCGTGGTGGAACCTAAAACCGGCAACATTCTGGCGATGGCCAGCAGGCCCCACTATAATTTAAATACGCGGGAGGGCCTTCGGGAAGGTGCCTACCATTTCGCGGTGCAATCCCTCTATGAACCGGGCTCCACGTTCAAAATCGTGGCGGCCACGGCGGCCGTGGATTCCGGCAAGGCCACGTTCGACACCATGATCAACTGCACGCCCTACATCGTGCCCGGCTCCCGCCCCGTGACGGACAAGCCTCGCTTTTACAACGCTCTGACGCTGGCAGGCGTGCTGAAAAAATCCAGCAACCCCGGCGCCTTCCGTATCGCTCTGAAAGCGGGCTGGCCCACTTATAAAAAATACTTTGACCTGTACGGCTTCTCCTCCAAGACGGGCATCGAACTGCCGGGGGAAACCAACAGCCAGTGCCAGGATGGCAGCAACTTCGTCAACTTCTCCCGCATCAGCTTCGGCTATTCCCTGATGGTCTCTCCGCTGCAGGTGGCCATGGCGTACGCCGCCATCGCCAACGACGGCGTGCGCATGCGCCCCCGCCTGGTGGACGGCATCTACGTGGATGACAAAAACTTCCAGCCCTCCCCTCCTGTGGAAGTCTGCCGCGTTATGAGCATAAAAACGGCCAGAAATCTGCGGAACGCGCTCTTTCACGTCACAGACATGGACGGCACCGCCAAGCGCGCCCGCATTGAAGGATACAACGTAGGCGGCAAGACAGGAACCGCCCACAAGGTAAAGCCGACCGGAGGCTATTATGAAAACCGCTATACCGTTTCCTTTGTGGGCATGCTGCCTGTGGAAAACCCGGCCTTCGTCTGCCTGGTGGTCATTGACGATCCCACCTCCAAGCACTGCCACCCCGGCGGCGGCACCGTCTGCGCCCCCATCTTCCAGAAACTGGCCACGCGCCTGGCGGCGGCCATGAACATTCCCAAGAATACTCCTTCCGCAGATCCGGACAAGAAAACGTCCCGGGTTCCCGCCTCCGCTTCCCCGTCCAACCAGCCGCGCAGATAG
- a CDS encoding MBL fold metallo-hydrolase, producing MMQFCVLGSGSGGNATIVKAGDTVLLVDAGFSAARLRERMKYAGVEPDDLDAILLTHEHADHMKGVHQFTRKHAVRVYATRHTAMCVQEKAPEAPWTYFEKGQSFKIGDIVITPFPTYHDAVDPVGFKFETEQSSLGFISDTGQAPGCVAEYLSMVDSLVVESNYDPEMLAATPKRPWPLKQRIASGHGHLSNEQACDLLRRVAHNALKNVVLAHLSAESNSPALAESLMRATLHDIGLGSTSLFCAMQDSSLPWIRVC from the coding sequence ATGATGCAGTTTTGCGTGTTGGGCAGCGGCAGCGGAGGAAATGCCACCATTGTGAAAGCGGGGGATACCGTGTTGCTGGTGGATGCCGGGTTCAGCGCCGCAAGGCTCAGGGAAAGAATGAAATATGCCGGAGTAGAACCGGACGACTTGGATGCCATTCTGCTTACTCACGAACACGCCGACCACATGAAGGGCGTGCATCAGTTCACCAGAAAGCACGCCGTGCGCGTGTACGCCACGCGTCATACTGCCATGTGCGTCCAGGAAAAGGCTCCGGAAGCTCCCTGGACCTATTTTGAAAAAGGACAGTCTTTCAAGATAGGGGATATTGTCATTACGCCTTTTCCCACCTACCATGATGCCGTGGACCCCGTGGGCTTCAAGTTTGAGACGGAACAGTCCAGCCTAGGCTTTATCAGCGATACCGGGCAGGCGCCCGGATGCGTGGCGGAATATCTGTCCATGGTGGACAGCCTGGTAGTGGAATCCAATTACGATCCGGAGATGCTGGCGGCTACGCCCAAAAGGCCGTGGCCGCTGAAACAGCGCATAGCGTCCGGACACGGCCATCTTTCCAACGAACAGGCGTGCGACCTGTTGAGGCGTGTGGCGCACAATGCCCTGAAAAATGTTGTTTTGGCCCATTTAAGCGCTGAAAGCAATTCTCCGGCGTTGGCAGAAAGCCTGATGCGTGCTACATTGCATGACATAGGTCTCGGCTCCACCTCCCTGTTCTGCGCCATGCAGGATTCATCTCTTCCGTGGATACGGGTGTGCTGA